Sequence from the Macaca fascicularis isolate 582-1 chromosome 16, T2T-MFA8v1.1 genome:
CTCGGCGATCTCCATGAAAAGTCGCCCAACACTCAGTGGGGAGACACACTGCCATTCCCCCAGCTCTGTCGATGAGGAAACCTGATGAGCGTAAGACACTTGGAGCCTAAGACGCTTGCTCAAGAACGCAGTTGCCGTTCAGAAAATGAGGCCGCCGGGACACCCGGGGGTGCTCGGAGAAAGCCCGTTTCTCAAAGCACGTGCGCGAGCCCCGGGCCCCGGGCGTTTCCAGGGGCTCTCACTTTACGTCTGCTCGGTGTTTTCCCGCGGAGTGGGCAAGACACGGCCCAACGCGCAGCGGGACCCGGACCACCCCCGTCAAGGCCACCCGGGGACCCCCAGACCCGCCCCGACGTGGTGGACGCTTTGGCCCGGGCCCAAGCAAGCGTGCGCGGCAGGAGGAGACGCGACGGGGCGGCACCGTCCCGGTGGCGCATCGCGAGACGCAGCCCGGAGCTGAGGAGACGCGACACCCACCTAGGTCCATGGCGGCGACGCCGGCGGCCGAGCGGGGCTAACGCCCCCTCTACTCCAAGAACGCGAACGCGGCGCGGGACGCACAGCACAATGGACGGCGCAGGCGCCACGGCGGCGGCGCTCAGGCCCCGCCCACAGTCTCCCCTGCGCACGCGCAGTCCTCACGAAAGAGCGCGCCAAGCGCACAGCGCCGCCTTCCGGCAGAggcctcccacccaccctcaggTACCAGGCGTCGCTCCCCAGACCCCTCCGCACCGTCCCCTGCCCGGGCCCGCTTCCGGGGTCTCAGCGGGTCCGGCTCACGAGTCCCCGGCCCCGCATTCACCCTCACCCGGTAACCCCGGGCGTGCCCCGCACACAGCTCACCGCCACCGAGCGCCTCCCGCGGGCCGCCCACTACCCAGCGCGGCCGCACCGCGCGAGGCTTCCACTCCCACGCGTCCAGTCCGCCCCCCACACAGTCCCTCAACGCGCTCCTGCCGCGCGGCGCCGCCCCCTTCAGACAGCAGCGGCCCGGATCCTAGACGCTTCTGACGGCtgttcctccccagaaaatgcaCCGTGTGCGCCCAAACGTGGTGGGGTGGCGCCAGTACGCGGGACCCCGAGCTTGCAGCCTGTGCTTGAGAAAACACAAACATCGTGTGCCCGCCTGCGTTCCCCCCTGAGATCGAGTAGTAACCGCCATTCCAACTCTCCACCTCCAGCTTCGAGCACCAGGCACCGCCTCCACCCCCTCATGTGCCAAGTGGAGTTCGAGCTGGCGCGCGCGGCCCTCAAGCAGCTGAAGGGTCCTGTGAGCGATCCGGAGAAGCTGCTGATCTACGGCCTCTACAAACAGGCCACCCAGGGCGACTGCGGCATCCCCGCCCCTCCGGCCTCAGACGTGAAGGCCAGGGCCAAGTGGGAGGCTTGGAGCGCGAACAAAGGGGTGTCCAAGATGGACGCCATGAGGAGCTACGCGGCCAAAGTGGAGGAGCTGAAGAAGAAGGAAGTGGGGGGTAGGGAGCGCGAACAAAGGGGTGTCCAAGATGGACGCCGTGAGGAGCTAGGCGGCCAGAGTGAGGAGCTGAAGAAGGAAGTGGGCGGCATGGAGCGCGAACAAAGGGGTGTCCAAGATGGACGCCATGAGGGGCTACGCGGCCAGAGTGAGGAGGTGAAGAAGGAGGAGGCTGGCTGAGGGCTCCTCGGGAATGGAAAGGGATTCTTAGACCTTGATGGCTGAAACGTCCTGAAACTGTCGCAAGCTTAGCCGAGACATCAATAAATCACTTAAACTGCGTGAGAGTGACCGACTGCTGTTGGAACAGAGGAACTGGAGGAACTCGGTGACTGAGTGCTGGGGAGGCGTCCAAATACACAGACTGGCTTTTTGTATGGTTTTGGGTGGAGTTCCCAGCCCTCCTATTACAAGAGCGTATGTAGGTATTTGGCAGGAGAGAGGGGCACAGTGTGCTGTGGAAACGCCCAAGATCTGAGGGCAGGAGACCATTCTCCAGTGACggcctcttgggaggctgaggccccagCCCCTTTTCTCTTCAAGGCGGATTCAGTAATACCCCAACACCACAGAGGGGAGCGGGACTCTGTCCTAAACACTAAAGTCCAAAAGCCCCCACTGGAACACAGGGCCTACGAAGTTCATGTTTTGAGGGAGACCAAGCTTTCCGTGATGATAGTGCGGTGAAACAATTGATGGGTCAGAACACAGCAGCTGAGAAACAATGGAGCAGATTGGTGTCAAAATCCCAGCCCCAGAAAGGCTCACCTAAGGCTGGGCAACCCAAATGTTCTCGGGACTGTTCTGTACTTAACCCTGGTTTCTGCTTAGGGGATGTTGGTGGGACAATATGCATATGGATGTCTATGTGGGATTTGCTGCAAGAGCACAACACAGCCCTTGACCTATGCAAGTGCCAGAGTGTCTGAACCCAGCTTCTACTCCTGTTAATGATCACGGGGGCCTCAATGCACAACCATTGTGCATGGCAGCTGGAGTATGGAATAGTGAATGGTATCCAGAGAGGCAGGTCTACAGTGGCATATGGGATTTCCTGGTACTTCTTCCTTAATAGAAAC
This genomic interval carries:
- the LOC102136388 gene encoding diazepam-binding inhibitor-like 5 gives rise to the protein MCQVEFELARAALKQLKGPVSDPEKLLIYGLYKQATQGDCGIPAPPASDVKARAKWEAWSANKGVSKMDAMRSYAAKVEELKKKEVGGREREQRGVQDGRREELGGQSEELKKEVGGMEREQRGVQDGRHEGLRGQSEEVKKEEAG